In Aptenodytes patagonicus chromosome 6, bAptPat1.pri.cur, whole genome shotgun sequence, one genomic interval encodes:
- the MLF1 gene encoding myeloid leukemia factor 1 isoform X2 — MFGGLGRCFEEDPFFRDPFAAHHEYMRQMMRSFSDPFGRDPFLGITDGGERTVDRRARQDSQVALGGNRRATSCSLMPFAGFGRVDADFGEPFFAMDRMMSNMRNSMLEMQRKFDDLSIHPDAHTFSSSSVMTYSKIGDEPPKVFQASAQTRTAPGGVKETRKALKDSESGLEKMAIGHHIHDRAHVIKKSKNSKTGDEEMNQEFINLDEAEAQTFDEEWQKEIMKFKPSRTRCNLEAPKYRSIHHIPKEDGLRREKPLAVAGSREPRVSVENLNVKGTHVPIKSSKK, encoded by the exons ATGTTCGGGGGCCTGGGGCGCTGCTTCGAGGAGGACCCCTTCTTTCG cgaTCCTTTTGCTGCACACCATGAATATATGCGGCAGATGATGAGAAGCTTTTCTGATCCTTTTGGACGAGATCCATTTCTCGGTATAACAGATGGCGGGGAGAGAACAGTAGATCGAAGAGCACGCCAGGACTCTCAGGTTGCTTTAGGAGGAAATCGCAGA GCAACAAGCTGCTCCCTCATGCCCTTTGCAGGCTTTGGTAGAGTG GATGCAGATTTTGGGGAACCTTTTTTTGCAATGGACAGGATGATGTCAAATATGAGAAACAGTATgctggaaatgcaaagaaaattt GATGACCTATCCATCCATCCAGATGCACACACATTCAGCTCCTCCTCTGTGATGACATACTCCAAAATAGGGGATGAACCACCAAAAGTTTTCCAAGCTTCAGCTCAGACACGCACAGCTCCGGGAGGT GTTAAGGAGACAAGAAAAGCACTTAAGGATTCTGAAAGTGGACTGGAAAAAATGGCTATTGGTCATCATATTCATGATCGTGCCCATGTCATTAAAAAGTCAAAGAACAGCAAGACTGGTGATGAAGAAATGAACCAAGAATTCATCAACCTGGATGAGG CTGAGGCCCAGACCTTTGATGAAGAGTGGCAGAAAGAGATTATGAAGTTCAAGCCATCTAGAACTAGATGCAATTTAGAAGCTCCAAAATACAGAAGTATTCATCACATACCCAAGGAAGATGGATTAAGAAG AGAGAAACCACTTGCAGTAGCGGGTTCCAGGGAGCCCAGAGTTTCTGTGGAGAATCTCAATGTGAAAGGAACACATGTCCCcatcaaaagcagcaaaaaataa
- the MLF1 gene encoding myeloid leukemia factor 1 isoform X1, which yields MFGGLGRCFEEDPFFRDPFAAHHEYMRQMMRSFSDPFGRDPFLGITDGGERTVDRRARQDSQVALGGNRRATSCSLMPFAGFGRVQDADFGEPFFAMDRMMSNMRNSMLEMQRKFDDLSIHPDAHTFSSSSVMTYSKIGDEPPKVFQASAQTRTAPGGVKETRKALKDSESGLEKMAIGHHIHDRAHVIKKSKNSKTGDEEMNQEFINLDEAEAQTFDEEWQKEIMKFKPSRTRCNLEAPKYRSIHHIPKEDGLRREKPLAVAGSREPRVSVENLNVKGTHVPIKSSKK from the exons ATGTTCGGGGGCCTGGGGCGCTGCTTCGAGGAGGACCCCTTCTTTCG cgaTCCTTTTGCTGCACACCATGAATATATGCGGCAGATGATGAGAAGCTTTTCTGATCCTTTTGGACGAGATCCATTTCTCGGTATAACAGATGGCGGGGAGAGAACAGTAGATCGAAGAGCACGCCAGGACTCTCAGGTTGCTTTAGGAGGAAATCGCAGA GCAACAAGCTGCTCCCTCATGCCCTTTGCAGGCTTTGGTAGAGTG CAGGATGCAGATTTTGGGGAACCTTTTTTTGCAATGGACAGGATGATGTCAAATATGAGAAACAGTATgctggaaatgcaaagaaaattt GATGACCTATCCATCCATCCAGATGCACACACATTCAGCTCCTCCTCTGTGATGACATACTCCAAAATAGGGGATGAACCACCAAAAGTTTTCCAAGCTTCAGCTCAGACACGCACAGCTCCGGGAGGT GTTAAGGAGACAAGAAAAGCACTTAAGGATTCTGAAAGTGGACTGGAAAAAATGGCTATTGGTCATCATATTCATGATCGTGCCCATGTCATTAAAAAGTCAAAGAACAGCAAGACTGGTGATGAAGAAATGAACCAAGAATTCATCAACCTGGATGAGG CTGAGGCCCAGACCTTTGATGAAGAGTGGCAGAAAGAGATTATGAAGTTCAAGCCATCTAGAACTAGATGCAATTTAGAAGCTCCAAAATACAGAAGTATTCATCACATACCCAAGGAAGATGGATTAAGAAG AGAGAAACCACTTGCAGTAGCGGGTTCCAGGGAGCCCAGAGTTTCTGTGGAGAATCTCAATGTGAAAGGAACACATGTCCCcatcaaaagcagcaaaaaataa
- the MLF1 gene encoding myeloid leukemia factor 1 isoform X4 has translation MFGGLGRCFEEDPFFRDPFAAHHEYMRQMMRSFSDPFGRDPFLGITDGGERTVDRRARQDSQVALGGNRRDADFGEPFFAMDRMMSNMRNSMLEMQRKFDDLSIHPDAHTFSSSSVMTYSKIGDEPPKVFQASAQTRTAPGGVKETRKALKDSESGLEKMAIGHHIHDRAHVIKKSKNSKTGDEEMNQEFINLDEAEAQTFDEEWQKEIMKFKPSRTRCNLEAPKYRSIHHIPKEDGLRREKPLAVAGSREPRVSVENLNVKGTHVPIKSSKK, from the exons ATGTTCGGGGGCCTGGGGCGCTGCTTCGAGGAGGACCCCTTCTTTCG cgaTCCTTTTGCTGCACACCATGAATATATGCGGCAGATGATGAGAAGCTTTTCTGATCCTTTTGGACGAGATCCATTTCTCGGTATAACAGATGGCGGGGAGAGAACAGTAGATCGAAGAGCACGCCAGGACTCTCAGGTTGCTTTAGGAGGAAATCGCAGA GATGCAGATTTTGGGGAACCTTTTTTTGCAATGGACAGGATGATGTCAAATATGAGAAACAGTATgctggaaatgcaaagaaaattt GATGACCTATCCATCCATCCAGATGCACACACATTCAGCTCCTCCTCTGTGATGACATACTCCAAAATAGGGGATGAACCACCAAAAGTTTTCCAAGCTTCAGCTCAGACACGCACAGCTCCGGGAGGT GTTAAGGAGACAAGAAAAGCACTTAAGGATTCTGAAAGTGGACTGGAAAAAATGGCTATTGGTCATCATATTCATGATCGTGCCCATGTCATTAAAAAGTCAAAGAACAGCAAGACTGGTGATGAAGAAATGAACCAAGAATTCATCAACCTGGATGAGG CTGAGGCCCAGACCTTTGATGAAGAGTGGCAGAAAGAGATTATGAAGTTCAAGCCATCTAGAACTAGATGCAATTTAGAAGCTCCAAAATACAGAAGTATTCATCACATACCCAAGGAAGATGGATTAAGAAG AGAGAAACCACTTGCAGTAGCGGGTTCCAGGGAGCCCAGAGTTTCTGTGGAGAATCTCAATGTGAAAGGAACACATGTCCCcatcaaaagcagcaaaaaataa
- the MLF1 gene encoding myeloid leukemia factor 1 isoform X3, with protein sequence MFGGLGRCFEEDPFFRDPFAAHHEYMRQMMRSFSDPFGRDPFLGITDGGERTVDRRARQDSQVALGGNRRQDADFGEPFFAMDRMMSNMRNSMLEMQRKFDDLSIHPDAHTFSSSSVMTYSKIGDEPPKVFQASAQTRTAPGGVKETRKALKDSESGLEKMAIGHHIHDRAHVIKKSKNSKTGDEEMNQEFINLDEAEAQTFDEEWQKEIMKFKPSRTRCNLEAPKYRSIHHIPKEDGLRREKPLAVAGSREPRVSVENLNVKGTHVPIKSSKK encoded by the exons ATGTTCGGGGGCCTGGGGCGCTGCTTCGAGGAGGACCCCTTCTTTCG cgaTCCTTTTGCTGCACACCATGAATATATGCGGCAGATGATGAGAAGCTTTTCTGATCCTTTTGGACGAGATCCATTTCTCGGTATAACAGATGGCGGGGAGAGAACAGTAGATCGAAGAGCACGCCAGGACTCTCAGGTTGCTTTAGGAGGAAATCGCAGA CAGGATGCAGATTTTGGGGAACCTTTTTTTGCAATGGACAGGATGATGTCAAATATGAGAAACAGTATgctggaaatgcaaagaaaattt GATGACCTATCCATCCATCCAGATGCACACACATTCAGCTCCTCCTCTGTGATGACATACTCCAAAATAGGGGATGAACCACCAAAAGTTTTCCAAGCTTCAGCTCAGACACGCACAGCTCCGGGAGGT GTTAAGGAGACAAGAAAAGCACTTAAGGATTCTGAAAGTGGACTGGAAAAAATGGCTATTGGTCATCATATTCATGATCGTGCCCATGTCATTAAAAAGTCAAAGAACAGCAAGACTGGTGATGAAGAAATGAACCAAGAATTCATCAACCTGGATGAGG CTGAGGCCCAGACCTTTGATGAAGAGTGGCAGAAAGAGATTATGAAGTTCAAGCCATCTAGAACTAGATGCAATTTAGAAGCTCCAAAATACAGAAGTATTCATCACATACCCAAGGAAGATGGATTAAGAAG AGAGAAACCACTTGCAGTAGCGGGTTCCAGGGAGCCCAGAGTTTCTGTGGAGAATCTCAATGTGAAAGGAACACATGTCCCcatcaaaagcagcaaaaaataa